One genomic window of Thermococcus indicus includes the following:
- a CDS encoding TATA-box-binding protein, whose product MVDMSNVKLRIENIVASVDLFTQLNLEKVIEICPNSKYNPEEFPGIICRFEEPKVALLIFSSGKLVVTGAKSVEDIERAVNKLIQMLKKIGAKFGRAPQIDIQNMVFSGDIGMEFNLDAVALSLPNCEYEPEQFPGVIYRVKEPRAVILLFSSGKIVCSGAKSEHDAWEAVRKLLRELEKYGLIEEEEEW is encoded by the coding sequence TTGGTCGACATGAGCAATGTAAAGCTCAGGATTGAGAACATCGTCGCTTCTGTGGACTTGTTCACCCAGCTCAACCTTGAGAAGGTCATTGAAATCTGCCCCAACTCCAAGTACAACCCCGAGGAGTTCCCCGGCATAATCTGCCGCTTCGAGGAGCCCAAGGTGGCGCTCCTTATATTCAGCTCCGGCAAGCTCGTCGTCACCGGCGCCAAGAGCGTCGAGGACATAGAGCGCGCCGTCAACAAGCTCATTCAGATGCTCAAGAAGATTGGAGCAAAATTCGGCCGCGCCCCGCAGATAGACATCCAGAACATGGTCTTCAGCGGCGACATCGGCATGGAGTTCAACCTCGATGCCGTTGCCCTCAGTCTGCCAAACTGTGAGTACGAACCCGAGCAGTTCCCCGGCGTCATCTACCGCGTCAAGGAGCCGAGGGCGGTTATACTGCTCTTCTCCTCCGGAAAGATAGTCTGCTCCGGAGCGAAGAGCGAGCACGACGCCTGGGAGGCCGTCAGAAAGCTCCTCCGCGAGCTGGAGAAGTACGGCCTCATCGAGGAAGAGGAAGAGTGGTGA
- a CDS encoding DUF356 domain-containing protein: MRNTMVLVRTDNFQKASIALADLVRYGGMQIRGDPRIIPPALSDWAFEKISGERPRRRFRAHVIAQIDLAPAKAIGRLMDIHPPAHVLVIPPDTEVWEEIMRLWGTFEKLKGFHPPKRARAEELRKKREKEMENEGLEEF; encoded by the coding sequence ATGAGAAACACGATGGTTTTAGTAAGGACCGACAACTTTCAGAAGGCCAGCATCGCTCTGGCTGACCTGGTGCGCTACGGAGGAATGCAGATACGCGGCGACCCGAGGATTATTCCCCCCGCCCTCTCCGACTGGGCCTTTGAGAAGATAAGCGGTGAGAGGCCGAGGAGACGCTTCAGGGCCCACGTGATCGCCCAGATAGACCTCGCGCCAGCGAAGGCGATAGGAAGGCTCATGGACATACATCCACCCGCGCACGTTCTCGTGATTCCCCCCGATACCGAAGTCTGGGAAGAGATAATGCGGCTCTGGGGAACTTTTGAGAAGCTCAAAGGCTTCCACCCTCCAAAGAGGGCCCGGGCGGAGGAGCTAAGGAAGAAGCGCGAGAAAGAGATGGAGAACGAAGGATTGGAGGAGTTTTAG
- the iorA gene encoding indolepyruvate ferredoxin oxidoreductase subunit alpha, which translates to MAKVTDMVLWDKPGEKVILLGNQAIARGALEANIAVYAAYPGTPSSELTDTMAMVAKKAGVYMEYSTNEKVAFETALSAAWSGLRAMTAMKHVGLNVAADTFMSAVGMGVEGGFVIMVADDPSMWSSQNEQDTRVYAKFANVPVLEPSDPMEAKEMTKYAFELSEKFKHFVILRTTTRTSHARGDIILGELPEEIKQGKRKFGNFKKDPSRFVDIPANSRRFHPQILEKIEKIREELNECPFNWIEGDESAKVGIIAPGLAYSYVKEALHWLGVENVKVLKLGTPFPLPYGLLEKFLDGLEKVLIVEELEPVVEEQVKTWAYDRGLKIPIHGKDLVPRVYEMTTRRAVEAVAKFLGLETPIDFGELDEKYEKVKGMVPPRPPSLCPACPHRNTFYAIKKAATPRAIFPSDIGCYTLGVLPPLKAVDTTVAMGGSIGVAHGLSIALNGSVAEEQRKTGKEKKVIVATIGDSTFFHTGLPALANAIYNRSNVLIVVVDNLVTAMTGDQPNPGTGDTPHGPGKQIKIEEVAKALGADFVEVVDPYDIKATVETMKRALQVEGVSVVVTRRVCALHRIGELRRARIQWPLYQVNEEKCTGCKICINAYGCPAIYWDAETGKAKIDELMCWGCGGCAQVCPFDAFEKVREGEI; encoded by the coding sequence TTTACATGGAGTACTCCACCAACGAGAAGGTCGCCTTTGAAACCGCCCTTTCGGCGGCATGGAGCGGCCTCAGGGCCATGACGGCCATGAAGCACGTTGGACTGAACGTCGCAGCAGACACCTTCATGAGCGCCGTCGGAATGGGCGTTGAGGGCGGATTCGTCATAATGGTCGCCGACGACCCGAGCATGTGGAGCAGCCAGAACGAGCAGGACACCAGGGTTTACGCGAAGTTCGCCAACGTCCCGGTTCTCGAACCCAGCGACCCGATGGAAGCCAAGGAGATGACGAAGTACGCCTTCGAGCTGAGCGAGAAGTTCAAGCACTTCGTCATCCTGAGGACTACCACGAGAACGTCGCACGCCAGGGGAGACATCATCCTAGGAGAGCTGCCCGAGGAGATAAAGCAGGGCAAGAGGAAGTTCGGAAACTTCAAGAAGGACCCGAGCAGGTTCGTCGACATACCCGCCAACTCGAGGCGCTTCCACCCGCAGATACTAGAGAAGATAGAGAAGATACGCGAGGAGCTCAACGAGTGCCCGTTCAACTGGATAGAGGGCGACGAGAGCGCCAAGGTCGGTATCATCGCCCCGGGACTGGCATACTCCTACGTGAAGGAGGCCCTCCACTGGCTCGGCGTCGAGAACGTAAAGGTCCTCAAGCTCGGAACCCCGTTCCCCCTCCCGTACGGCCTGCTTGAGAAGTTCCTCGACGGTCTCGAGAAGGTTCTCATCGTTGAGGAGCTCGAGCCGGTCGTCGAGGAGCAGGTCAAGACCTGGGCCTACGACAGGGGCCTGAAGATCCCGATCCACGGAAAGGACCTCGTGCCGAGGGTTTACGAGATGACCACCAGGAGGGCCGTCGAGGCCGTAGCAAAGTTCCTCGGCCTTGAGACCCCGATAGACTTCGGGGAGCTCGACGAGAAGTACGAGAAGGTCAAGGGGATGGTCCCGCCGAGGCCGCCGAGCCTCTGTCCGGCCTGCCCGCACAGGAACACCTTCTACGCCATAAAGAAGGCCGCCACGCCGCGCGCCATATTCCCGAGCGACATAGGCTGTTACACCCTCGGTGTCCTCCCGCCGCTCAAGGCCGTTGACACGACCGTCGCGATGGGCGGTTCAATCGGAGTTGCCCACGGCCTCAGCATAGCCCTGAACGGTTCCGTTGCGGAGGAGCAGAGAAAGACCGGCAAGGAGAAGAAGGTCATCGTGGCAACGATAGGCGACTCGACGTTCTTCCACACGGGACTCCCGGCTCTGGCCAACGCCATCTACAACCGCTCCAACGTACTCATAGTCGTCGTCGACAACCTCGTCACTGCAATGACCGGCGACCAGCCGAACCCGGGAACCGGTGATACACCGCACGGACCCGGCAAGCAGATAAAGATCGAGGAAGTTGCGAAGGCCCTCGGTGCGGACTTCGTCGAGGTCGTCGACCCGTACGACATCAAGGCGACCGTCGAGACCATGAAGAGGGCCCTCCAGGTCGAAGGAGTGAGCGTTGTCGTCACCAGGCGCGTCTGTGCCCTCCACAGGATAGGCGAGCTCAGGAGGGCCAGGATACAGTGGCCGCTCTACCAGGTCAACGAGGAGAAGTGTACCGGCTGTAAGATATGTATCAACGCCTACGGCTGTCCGGCAATCTACTGGGACGCCGAGACCGGAAAGGCCAAGATAGACGAGCTCATGTGCTGGGGCTGCGGCGGATGTGCGCAGGTCTGTCCGTTCGACGCCTTTGAGAAGGTCAGGGAGGGAGAGATATGA
- a CDS encoding PIN domain-containing protein, which produces MRKHNLLPNDAIILATCIVYGVDTLGTLDDDLKNAGEKEGLMILP; this is translated from the coding sequence ATGCGAAAGCACAACCTACTTCCAAACGACGCTATAATCCTCGCTACATGCATTGTTTATGGGGTTGATACTCTGGGAACATTAGATGATGACCTTAAAAACGCTGGAGAAAAGGAGGGTCTAATGATCCTTCCCTAA
- a CDS encoding indolepyruvate oxidoreductase subunit beta, with protein sequence MKEYNIVITGVGGQGILTAANLLGWAALRAGHKVRMGEVHGMSQRFGSVIAYVRFGEEVYGAMVPEGKADVILSFEPVEALRYINYLKKGGLVFTNARPIPPVQVSMGLASYPSLDEIKKVVEEDFQAKFMAFDAEELAMKAGHVITTNVVLIGALTQTPGFPLSAEHVKEVIRVSVPPKAVDVNMKAFDLGVQAAKEMLGL encoded by the coding sequence ATGAAGGAGTACAACATCGTTATCACCGGAGTTGGCGGCCAGGGAATCCTCACCGCCGCCAACCTTCTCGGCTGGGCCGCCCTCCGCGCCGGCCACAAGGTCAGGATGGGAGAGGTCCACGGAATGAGCCAGCGCTTTGGTTCGGTCATCGCCTACGTCCGCTTTGGGGAGGAGGTTTACGGCGCGATGGTTCCCGAGGGAAAGGCCGACGTCATCCTCTCCTTCGAGCCGGTCGAGGCGCTCCGCTACATCAACTACCTCAAGAAGGGCGGGCTGGTCTTCACCAACGCGAGGCCGATACCGCCGGTTCAGGTTTCGATGGGCCTGGCCAGCTATCCGAGCCTCGATGAGATAAAGAAGGTCGTCGAGGAGGACTTCCAGGCCAAGTTCATGGCCTTCGACGCCGAGGAGCTGGCCATGAAGGCCGGCCACGTGATAACGACCAACGTCGTCCTCATAGGCGCGCTGACCCAGACGCCCGGCTTCCCGCTCTCGGCGGAGCACGTCAAGGAGGTCATCCGCGTCAGCGTCCCGCCGAAGGCCGTCGATGTGAACATGAAGGCCTTCGACCTCGGTGTCCAGGCCGCAAAAGAGATGCTGGGGCTCTGA